One region of Chanodichthys erythropterus isolate Z2021 chromosome 17, ASM2448905v1, whole genome shotgun sequence genomic DNA includes:
- the gipr gene encoding gastric inhibitory polypeptide receptor isoform X1 — MKSTSTIFLLTLSVLCRAESVSGKTVKDTVQEWNRYRNECIMKISSQPTPSGLFCKSMFDMYACWTDGVPNTTVKVPCPWYLPWYDQVRNGFVSRECGPDGQWLTVNHSRTWRDHSQCNADGSQQIAQENQMMILAYFRVMYTVGYSLSLASLSLALVILLMFRKLRCTRNYIHTNLFASFILRAVSILTRDALLMIDAPEFRDNKDVSIALSDEVMSGCRVAQVLMQYCVGANYYWLLVEGLYLHNLLVLMVFSENSYFCVYLFIGWGTPVLFVVPWIVVRYLYENTRCWEINENMAYWWIIRTPILLAILVNFFIFIRIILILISKLKAHQMRYTDYKFRLAKSTLTLIPLLGIHEVVFAVMTEEQTEGVLRNVNLFFELFFNSFQGFLVAILYCFVNKEVQSEIKKKWQRWRLGISFLDDQRNTGSNTQQGGASPLCQHEPACSPECPLDSGCQLCSDPSPTDTHLTVQQHCHPGAKKGKAYCYISARKQVINGLDVPALPQCATEGAMMFSESYC, encoded by the exons ATGAAGAGCACCTCCACCATCTTCCTCCTCACTCTATCTGTCTTGTGCAGAGCTGAG AGTGTGAGTGGGAAGACGGTGAAGGACACAGTGCAAGAATGGAACAGGTATCGGAACGAGTGCATCATGAAGATAAGCTCACAACCCACACCCTCGG GTTTGTTTTGCAAAAGCATGTTTGATATGTACGCTTGTTGGACAGATGGAGTTCCCAACACAACTGTGAAAGTGCCGTGCCCTTGGTATCTGCCTTGGTATGATCAAG TGCGTAATGGGTTTGTGTCACGGGAATGTGGTCCAGATGGCCAGTGGCTCACTGTCAACCACAGCCGCACATGGAGAGACCACTCACAATGCAATGCAGATGGCAGCCAGCAGATAGCACAG GAGAATCAGATGATGATCTTGGCCTATTTCAGGGTGATGTACACAGTTGGTTACTCTCTGTCCCTGGCCAGCCTGTCTTTAGCTCTCGTCATACTTCTCATGTTCAG GAAGCTGCGTTGCACACGTAATTACATCCACACCAACCTGTTTGCCTCATTTATCCTGCGAGCTGTGTCCATCCTCACGAGAGACGCACTTCTCATGATAGATGCTCCTGAGTTCAGGGACAACAAAGATGTTTCAATCGCTCTGAGTGACGAG GTGATGTCAGGCTGCCGTGTGGCTCAGGTCCTGATGCAGTACTGTGTTGGGGCCAACTACTATTGGCTACTGGTAGAAGGTCTATATCTTCACAACCTGCTGGTGCTAATGGTCTTCTCAGAGAACAGTTACTTCTGTGTGTACCTCTTCATCGGCTGGG GTACACCTGTGCTTTTTGTGGTGCCTTGGATAGTTGTTCGTTATTTATATGAGAACACTAG GTGCTGGGAGATCAACGAAAATATGGCATATTGGTGGATCATCCGAACACCAATCCTTTTGGCAATCTTA GTGaactttttcatatttataagGATTATTCTGATCCTCATCTCCAAATTAAAAGCACATCAGATGAGATATACAGATTATAAATTTAG GTTAGCCAAGTCCACACTGACCCTCATTCCCCTGTTAGGGATTCACGAGGTGGTGTTTGCTGTGATGACAGAGGAACAGACTGAGGGCGTACTTCGCAATGTCAACCTGTTCTTTGAACTCTTCTTCAATTCCTTTCAG GGTTTTCTGGTGGCCATACTATACTGCTTTGTTAATAAAGAG GTACAGTCAGAAATCAAAAAGAAATGGCAGCGATGGAGATTGGGAATAAGCTTTTTGGATGACCAGCGTAATACAGGTAGCAACACACAGCAGGGAGGTGCCAGTCCTCTGTGCCAACATGAGCCAGCCTGCTCTCCAGAGTGCCCTCTGGACAGTGGCTGCCAACTGTGCTCAGACCCATCACCCACAGACACCCACCTGACCGTTCAACAACACTGCCATCCTGGAGCAAAGAAAGGCAAGGCATACTGCTATATCTCTGCCCGAAAACAGGTGATTAACGGATTGGATGTGCCAGCTTTACCCCAATGTGCCACAGAGGGCGCAATGATGTTTTCTGAGAGTTACTGCTGA
- the gipr gene encoding gastric inhibitory polypeptide receptor isoform X2, producing MKISSQPTPSGLFCKSMFDMYACWTDGVPNTTVKVPCPWYLPWYDQVRNGFVSRECGPDGQWLTVNHSRTWRDHSQCNADGSQQIAQENQMMILAYFRVMYTVGYSLSLASLSLALVILLMFRKLRCTRNYIHTNLFASFILRAVSILTRDALLMIDAPEFRDNKDVSIALSDEVMSGCRVAQVLMQYCVGANYYWLLVEGLYLHNLLVLMVFSENSYFCVYLFIGWGTPVLFVVPWIVVRYLYENTRCWEINENMAYWWIIRTPILLAILVNFFIFIRIILILISKLKAHQMRYTDYKFRLAKSTLTLIPLLGIHEVVFAVMTEEQTEGVLRNVNLFFELFFNSFQGFLVAILYCFVNKEVQSEIKKKWQRWRLGISFLDDQRNTGSNTQQGGASPLCQHEPACSPECPLDSGCQLCSDPSPTDTHLTVQQHCHPGAKKGKAYCYISARKQVINGLDVPALPQCATEGAMMFSESYC from the exons ATGAAGATAAGCTCACAACCCACACCCTCGG GTTTGTTTTGCAAAAGCATGTTTGATATGTACGCTTGTTGGACAGATGGAGTTCCCAACACAACTGTGAAAGTGCCGTGCCCTTGGTATCTGCCTTGGTATGATCAAG TGCGTAATGGGTTTGTGTCACGGGAATGTGGTCCAGATGGCCAGTGGCTCACTGTCAACCACAGCCGCACATGGAGAGACCACTCACAATGCAATGCAGATGGCAGCCAGCAGATAGCACAG GAGAATCAGATGATGATCTTGGCCTATTTCAGGGTGATGTACACAGTTGGTTACTCTCTGTCCCTGGCCAGCCTGTCTTTAGCTCTCGTCATACTTCTCATGTTCAG GAAGCTGCGTTGCACACGTAATTACATCCACACCAACCTGTTTGCCTCATTTATCCTGCGAGCTGTGTCCATCCTCACGAGAGACGCACTTCTCATGATAGATGCTCCTGAGTTCAGGGACAACAAAGATGTTTCAATCGCTCTGAGTGACGAG GTGATGTCAGGCTGCCGTGTGGCTCAGGTCCTGATGCAGTACTGTGTTGGGGCCAACTACTATTGGCTACTGGTAGAAGGTCTATATCTTCACAACCTGCTGGTGCTAATGGTCTTCTCAGAGAACAGTTACTTCTGTGTGTACCTCTTCATCGGCTGGG GTACACCTGTGCTTTTTGTGGTGCCTTGGATAGTTGTTCGTTATTTATATGAGAACACTAG GTGCTGGGAGATCAACGAAAATATGGCATATTGGTGGATCATCCGAACACCAATCCTTTTGGCAATCTTA GTGaactttttcatatttataagGATTATTCTGATCCTCATCTCCAAATTAAAAGCACATCAGATGAGATATACAGATTATAAATTTAG GTTAGCCAAGTCCACACTGACCCTCATTCCCCTGTTAGGGATTCACGAGGTGGTGTTTGCTGTGATGACAGAGGAACAGACTGAGGGCGTACTTCGCAATGTCAACCTGTTCTTTGAACTCTTCTTCAATTCCTTTCAG GGTTTTCTGGTGGCCATACTATACTGCTTTGTTAATAAAGAG GTACAGTCAGAAATCAAAAAGAAATGGCAGCGATGGAGATTGGGAATAAGCTTTTTGGATGACCAGCGTAATACAGGTAGCAACACACAGCAGGGAGGTGCCAGTCCTCTGTGCCAACATGAGCCAGCCTGCTCTCCAGAGTGCCCTCTGGACAGTGGCTGCCAACTGTGCTCAGACCCATCACCCACAGACACCCACCTGACCGTTCAACAACACTGCCATCCTGGAGCAAAGAAAGGCAAGGCATACTGCTATATCTCTGCCCGAAAACAGGTGATTAACGGATTGGATGTGCCAGCTTTACCCCAATGTGCCACAGAGGGCGCAATGATGTTTTCTGAGAGTTACTGCTGA